In Oncorhynchus tshawytscha isolate Ot180627B linkage group LG06, Otsh_v2.0, whole genome shotgun sequence, the following are encoded in one genomic region:
- the LOC112252211 gene encoding cystinosin: MADNTFISVLVITLCTVSTCDGSVSLSAPATVNLEVKGSANITITPSSPLNVSALISFNFTDSSANVTSILQLPQQVQLPANAILGTFEVRAEHVGQVTAYLYSNNNDIASFKTRIRFLVIRSNIIDIINQLIGWIYFLAWSISFYPQVYENWRRKSVVGLNFDFLALNLTGFIAYSVFNVGLFWVPYMKEEFVKKNPNGVNPVDANDVFFSLHAVVLTVVYICQCAIYERGGQKLSKIAIGLLVIGWTFALVTLFVAVANKITWLEYLYYFSYIKLGVTLVKYIPQAYMNYQRQSTEGWSIGNVLLDFTGGSFSLIQMILQSYNNNEWKLIFGDPTKAGLGLLSIFFDVVFIIQHYCLYRHKTHYEPMGDQK; the protein is encoded by the exons ATGGGAGTGTATCCCTGTCTGCTCCAGCCACTGTAAATCTGGAGGTCAAAGGTTCAGCCAATATCACCATAACACCTAG cTCTCCTCTTAATGTGTCCGCACTTATTTCTTTTAACTTCACTGACTCCTCTGCAAATGTTACCTCGATACTTCAACTGCCTCAGCAG GTACAATTGCCTGCAAACGCCATATTAGGCACATTTGAGGTTCGTGCAGAGCATGTGGGTCAGGTGACCGCCTATTTATACAGTAACAACAATGACATTGCAAG CTTTAAGACCAGAATCCGTTTCTTGGTCATTAGAAGCAACATCATCGATATCATTAACCAATTAATTGGTTGGATTTACTTCCTTGCATGGTCTATCTCATTCTACCCTCAAGTATATGAGAACTGGAGAAGAAAAAG TGTGGTGGGGTTGAACTTTGATTTCCTGGCACTCAACTTGACAGGCTTCATTGCGTACAGTGTCTTCAATGTAGGCCTCTTCTGGGTTCCGTACATGAAG gaAGAGTTTGTGAAGAAAAATCCAAACGGTGTGAACCCAGTGGATGCCAATGATGTGTTTTTTAGTCTCCATGCAGTTGTGCTGACAGTTGTGTATATCTGTCAGTGTGCCATCTACGAG AGAGGAGGGCAGAAGTTGTCCAAGATCGCTATTGGCCTTCTGGTGATTGGATGGACATTTGCCCTTGTCACCCTCTTTGTTGCTGTGGCCAATAAGATCACCTGGCTGGAATATCTCTATTATTTCTCCTACATTAAGTTAGGTGTCACCCTCGTCAAATACATCCCACAG gcctacATGAACTACCAAAGACAAAGCACGGAAGGGTGGAGCATTGGCAATGTGTTGCTGGACTTCACAGGAGGCAGCTTCAGTCTCATTCAGATGATTCTTCAGTCATATAACAACA ATGAATGGAAGCTCATCTTTGGCGACCCCACAAAGGCTGGACTTGGTTTGTTATCCATATTCTTCGATGTGGTGTTCATCATTCAGCACTACTGTCTATACCGGCATAAAACACATTACGAGCCTATGGGTGACCAGAAATAG